The Niastella koreensis GR20-10 genome includes a window with the following:
- a CDS encoding FecR family protein codes for MHPKDIQKLLKKYREGTCTNEEKALLESWYQSYELSDLKEIPQHIRDEHLNEVWQSLPVHDRKVRRIPWLQLTAAAVLLIAFGTVLYLYLNKQVTNHPGTRQVADHAIIPGSNKAILTLNDGRQISLTDAANGHIADQAGITVTKKSDGQLLYTITESNAGEVITFNTIETPRGGQYQVALPDGTKVWLNAATSLRFPTRFSSTERMVYLDGEAYFEVAHNKNSPFKVKLNNQQVEVLGTHFNVMAYRDESAIKTTLLEGSVKLTAPVGSILLQPGQQGYIAESKFQSEQVDVTIVTAWKDGLFKFNGIGLRTLMRQISRWYDIEIEYEPGIKDDVVFGAISRTSDLSKLLHVLELGGVHFKLNGRRLMVLQ; via the coding sequence ATGCATCCAAAAGACATTCAAAAATTATTAAAGAAATACCGGGAAGGAACCTGTACCAATGAAGAAAAAGCTTTGTTGGAAAGCTGGTACCAAAGCTATGAGTTAAGCGATCTTAAAGAGATCCCGCAGCACATTCGCGATGAACACCTGAACGAGGTGTGGCAGTCATTGCCGGTACATGACCGTAAGGTGCGCCGCATTCCCTGGCTGCAATTAACGGCTGCTGCGGTATTGTTGATAGCATTCGGCACGGTGCTTTATTTGTATTTAAATAAACAGGTAACAAATCATCCCGGCACCCGGCAGGTGGCCGATCATGCTATTATCCCCGGTAGCAATAAAGCCATTCTTACCTTGAACGATGGACGCCAGATCAGTCTTACCGATGCAGCCAACGGCCACATTGCAGACCAGGCCGGGATTACCGTTACTAAAAAATCCGACGGGCAATTATTATATACCATTACAGAAAGTAATGCCGGTGAGGTCATCACTTTCAATACCATTGAAACACCACGCGGTGGACAGTACCAGGTAGCCTTGCCAGACGGCACCAAAGTTTGGTTGAATGCCGCTACCTCATTACGGTTCCCCACCCGGTTCTCATCAACAGAACGGATGGTTTACCTGGATGGGGAAGCCTACTTTGAAGTGGCGCATAATAAGAACAGTCCTTTCAAAGTGAAATTGAACAACCAGCAGGTTGAAGTATTGGGAACACACTTTAATGTAATGGCTTACAGAGATGAGAGCGCCATCAAAACAACCCTTTTGGAAGGATCTGTAAAACTCACTGCTCCGGTTGGTTCTATATTGTTACAACCGGGCCAGCAGGGATACATAGCTGAATCCAAATTCCAAAGTGAGCAGGTAGACGTTACCATTGTAACGGCCTGGAAGGATGGCTTATTCAAATTCAACGGCATCGGGCTGCGCACGTTGATGCGCCAGATAAGCCGTTGGTATGATATAGAGATTGAGTATGAACCCGGCATAAAAGATGATGTGGTGTTTGGCGCTATCAGCCGTACCTCCGACCTCTCCAAACTACTGCATGTCCTGGAGTTGGGCGGGGTACATTTTAAACTGAATGGCCGCAGGCTGATGGTGCTGCAATAG
- a CDS encoding bestrophin family protein — translation MLLKKNIPIAYVFGKVKYELLVILIYSLTIAVIHQFFLKVPISIPLSIPTILGTVISLLLGFRSNQAYDRWWEARQVWGAIVNDSRTLARQVINFTESQYEEDEVMQLRQRMIRRQMGWCYALGQSLRRMNPVSGLEKFISRRELENLSRFNNVPMAMLDQHGRDLKRALEEGYINRYQQMELDRTLTRLCDAMGKCERIKNTVFPSTYSLYIHFSLLLFIGMLPFGVIEHFGFLEIPVVVAISACFLLIEKMAIHLQDPFENKPTDTPMTAIASTIEKDLRQLLHDQEEPEEKRQEAFYYIM, via the coding sequence ATGCTACTAAAAAAGAATATCCCCATTGCCTATGTGTTTGGGAAAGTAAAATATGAACTGCTGGTAATATTGATATATAGTTTGACTATCGCAGTGATCCATCAGTTTTTTTTGAAAGTGCCCATAAGTATCCCACTGTCCATACCCACTATTCTGGGAACGGTGATCTCGTTGCTGTTGGGTTTCAGAAGTAACCAGGCTTACGATCGCTGGTGGGAAGCGCGGCAGGTATGGGGCGCCATTGTGAACGACTCGCGTACCCTGGCCCGGCAGGTAATCAATTTTACCGAAAGTCAGTACGAAGAAGATGAAGTAATGCAGTTGCGGCAGCGAATGATTCGCAGGCAGATGGGTTGGTGTTATGCATTGGGGCAAAGCTTACGCCGGATGAACCCTGTTAGCGGACTGGAGAAATTTATCAGCCGCCGGGAACTGGAAAACCTAAGCCGGTTTAACAACGTACCCATGGCTATGCTGGACCAGCATGGGCGCGATTTAAAAAGGGCCCTGGAAGAAGGCTATATAAACCGGTATCAGCAAATGGAACTGGACCGTACGCTTACCCGCTTATGCGATGCCATGGGTAAATGCGAACGTATTAAGAACACGGTTTTCCCCAGCACGTATAGCTTATATATTCACTTCTCCCTGTTGTTGTTTATAGGTATGCTGCCATTTGGCGTAATAGAACACTTTGGGTTTTTGGAAATACCGGTGGTAGTGGCTATCAGCGCCTGTTTTTTACTGATAGAAAAAATGGCCATTCATTTACAGGATCCTTTTGAGAACAAGCCAACGGACACGCCTATGACTGCCATTGCCAGTACTATTGAAAAGGACCTGCGGCAACTGTTGCACGATCAGGAGGAACCGGAAGAAAAACGCCAGGAGGCATTCTATTATATCATGTAG
- a CDS encoding CDGSH iron-sulfur domain-containing protein, producing MATTKITVNSNGSLRVEGDFEIVDKNGNVYDLGGREVISICRCGMSQNKPFCDGSHKGHFEHEAVAFSLPPKKP from the coding sequence ATGGCAACAACAAAGATTACAGTTAACAGCAATGGTTCATTACGGGTAGAAGGTGATTTTGAAATTGTGGATAAAAACGGCAATGTGTACGATTTGGGTGGTCGTGAAGTGATTTCAATTTGCCGTTGTGGAATGTCGCAGAACAAACCTTTTTGTGATGGTTCACATAAAGGCCACTTTGAACATGAAGCCGTAGCATTTAGCCTCCCTCCCAAGAAACCATAA
- a CDS encoding RNA polymerase sigma-70 factor, translated as MHAYQSFTDQTLLTLLRQGDKDAYTIIYDRYKNLLYNHAYKKLGDPEEVKDVLQELFTNLWNKRADIPVAVNLSGYLYTGIRNRVLNLLSHKEVENKYLSSIQRVTPREDYSTDLAIREKELADLIQKEIDQLPPKMREVFLLSRKENLSHQEIAGQLSISEQTVAKQVTNALRILRLRLGSLFILLLMLR; from the coding sequence ATGCACGCTTATCAAAGTTTTACCGATCAAACTTTGCTCACGCTGCTAAGGCAGGGTGATAAGGACGCGTATACAATCATTTATGATCGGTATAAGAACCTGTTATACAACCACGCGTATAAAAAACTAGGTGATCCTGAAGAAGTAAAAGATGTGCTGCAGGAACTGTTCACCAACCTGTGGAATAAACGGGCCGATATTCCGGTGGCCGTTAACTTATCGGGCTATCTGTATACAGGCATCAGGAACCGCGTGTTGAATTTGCTCTCTCATAAAGAAGTAGAAAATAAATACCTCTCTTCTATTCAACGGGTTACACCCCGGGAAGATTACAGCACCGATCTCGCCATCAGGGAAAAAGAACTGGCCGATCTTATTCAAAAAGAAATTGACCAGTTGCCACCCAAAATGCGTGAAGTATTTCTCCTGAGCAGAAAAGAAAATCTCTCCCACCAGGAAATTGCCGGACAGTTATCCATCTCAGAACAAACGGTTGCGAAACAGGTAACCAATGCACTCCGCATCCTGCGCCTGCGCCTCGGCTCTTTATTTATCCTGCTCCTGATGTTGCGGTAA
- a CDS encoding response regulator transcription factor, giving the protein MKILLVEDEAALASMLNKGLKEAGYEVTVAPDGLIGHEMAIKNQFDVMVLDIMLPGLNGIQLCKQIRRQQIDTPILMLTALGTTENIVAGLDSGADDYLVKPFHFAELEARLRTLIRRKSAGNAIQPEVLQIGNLTLNINTRSASLNGDPVPLTATEYRLLEFMMHNRGRVLSRMELLENVWGIDFNMSTNVVDVYVNYLRKKIDTNPAQKLIHTMIGMGYILKEDKKS; this is encoded by the coding sequence ATGAAGATCCTTTTGGTGGAAGACGAGGCAGCATTGGCCAGTATGCTGAACAAAGGGCTGAAGGAGGCCGGGTACGAAGTAACGGTGGCGCCCGATGGCCTTATTGGACATGAAATGGCCATAAAAAACCAGTTTGATGTGATGGTCCTGGACATAATGCTGCCGGGCCTGAATGGTATTCAATTATGCAAACAGATACGCCGCCAGCAAATTGATACACCCATCCTGATGCTGACAGCACTGGGCACTACCGAAAATATTGTGGCCGGCCTCGACAGTGGCGCGGATGATTACCTGGTTAAACCTTTTCATTTTGCTGAACTGGAAGCCCGGCTGCGAACGCTGATACGCCGTAAATCGGCGGGAAATGCCATTCAACCCGAGGTGCTGCAAATAGGAAATCTTACCCTGAACATCAATACCCGCTCAGCCAGCCTGAATGGCGATCCTGTTCCCCTCACCGCAACAGAATATCGCCTGCTTGAATTTATGATGCATAACCGCGGCCGCGTGTTGAGCCGGATGGAGCTGCTGGAAAATGTGTGGGGAATAGATTTTAACATGAGCACCAATGTGGTGGATGTATATGTGAATTACCTGCGCAAAAAAATAGATACCAATCCGGCACAGAAACTTATTCATACAATGATAGGGATGGGCTACATTCTTAAAGAAGATAAAAAAAGCTAA
- a CDS encoding universal stress protein: protein MRNILVPTDFSSSSFDLVEKAIQTMGGQVVNITMFHAFQIPFFVSDLIRNQRQPYHDLLTDSFRNNCKQIKQQFPKQVNSIVFRHLYGNTPAVFRHFVDANDIDLIVYPEQYEFVPVHPDSVNPDRMFKKSNVPLLRQFKVKRRIVTMPEIRAVEEETVALLKLLNAQS, encoded by the coding sequence ATGCGCAATATTTTGGTACCCACCGATTTCTCATCTTCCTCTTTCGACCTGGTTGAAAAAGCCATTCAAACCATGGGCGGGCAGGTGGTGAACATAACTATGTTCCATGCTTTCCAGATCCCGTTTTTTGTAAGTGACCTCATCAGGAACCAGCGGCAGCCTTACCATGATCTGTTGACAGATTCATTTAGAAACAACTGCAAACAAATAAAACAACAATTTCCAAAACAGGTGAACAGTATTGTTTTCCGTCATTTATATGGCAATACACCCGCCGTATTCCGCCATTTTGTTGATGCGAACGATATTGACCTGATCGTATACCCCGAACAATATGAATTTGTTCCGGTGCATCCCGACAGCGTAAACCCCGACAGGATGTTCAAAAAGAGCAATGTTCCTTTATTGCGCCAGTTCAAAGTAAAACGGCGGATAGTGACCATGCCTGAAATAAGAGCGGTGGAAGAAGAAACAGTGGCTTTGTTGAAGCTGTTGAATGCGCAGAGTTGA
- a CDS encoding HAMP domain-containing sensor histidine kinase, producing the protein MKIQTKTALLFTVLTALLILLISFTTYYLVTRFASNDFLKRLELRVRVAAKLRFEQNKVSTATYQELRRQYLEVLPKEQEYLLTWDSVTGIIHPEVNSNLPQSFYRQIIAAKGQTVFIEKNKVHYAGILYRNEGRNYLVIKSAVNEFGNRLLSTLFRIKVIIFIVGVLLVFTAGIFFSRKTFQPVRQLISKVQDISAHNLHLRLEHKKGKDEMTELAHTFNTMLDRLQTAFETQNNFVSNASHELRTPLTTIMGEADIALKKARTNEEYRQSLQVILNEAMKLDHLTSSLLALAQSGFDGKKQRRTVVRMDELLLEVKHAVDELHPNNKVRLHFGELPPNEKQLSVEGNYHLLKLALTNIVMNACKYSNDRPVQLLLQVEKEKIRIGIVDEGIGIPSTELKYVFEPFYRASNTDRFEGHGVGLPLARNIIRLHEGELLIKSEEGKGTAVEITLHSQH; encoded by the coding sequence TTGAAGATCCAGACAAAAACCGCCTTATTGTTCACGGTGCTAACGGCATTGTTGATCCTGCTCATCAGCTTTACCACTTATTACCTGGTGACCCGGTTTGCGTCGAACGATTTTTTAAAACGCCTGGAACTACGCGTACGGGTAGCTGCCAAGCTTCGCTTTGAACAGAATAAAGTATCTACCGCCACCTACCAGGAATTACGCCGGCAATACCTGGAAGTGCTGCCTAAGGAACAGGAGTATTTGCTTACCTGGGATTCTGTTACCGGCATCATTCATCCCGAAGTAAATTCAAATCTGCCACAGTCATTTTACCGTCAGATAATAGCCGCAAAAGGCCAAACCGTATTTATTGAAAAGAACAAGGTGCATTATGCAGGTATTTTGTATCGCAATGAGGGGAGGAATTACCTGGTTATAAAATCAGCTGTAAATGAATTTGGGAACCGCTTGCTGAGCACGCTTTTCCGTATAAAGGTCATCATATTTATAGTGGGCGTATTGCTGGTATTCACCGCCGGTATTTTCTTTAGCCGCAAAACCTTTCAGCCTGTGCGCCAGCTCATCAGCAAGGTGCAGGACATCAGCGCGCATAACCTGCACCTGCGCCTGGAGCACAAGAAAGGAAAAGACGAAATGACGGAATTGGCGCATACATTCAATACGATGCTCGACCGCCTGCAAACCGCTTTTGAAACCCAGAATAACTTTGTAAGCAATGCCTCCCATGAGCTGCGCACGCCGCTAACCACCATTATGGGCGAGGCCGACATAGCGTTGAAAAAAGCACGCACCAATGAAGAATACCGGCAAAGCCTGCAGGTGATTTTAAATGAAGCCATGAAGCTTGACCATTTGACCAGCAGCCTGCTGGCCCTGGCTCAAAGCGGTTTCGATGGCAAAAAGCAACGCCGCACGGTTGTTAGAATGGATGAATTGTTACTGGAAGTAAAACATGCGGTAGATGAACTGCACCCCAATAATAAAGTTCGGTTACATTTTGGCGAATTGCCACCGAATGAAAAACAATTATCTGTAGAAGGAAACTATCATTTATTAAAACTGGCCCTCACCAATATTGTAATGAACGCCTGCAAGTACAGCAACGACCGGCCCGTGCAACTGTTGCTTCAGGTAGAAAAAGAAAAGATCAGGATCGGCATTGTTGATGAGGGCATTGGTATTCCTTCAACAGAATTGAAATATGTGTTTGAGCCATTTTACCGCGCTTCCAATACCGACAGATTTGAAGGGCATGGGGTAGGGTTGCCCCTGGCACGGAATATTATCCGGTTACACGAAGGCGAGTTGCTGATAAAGTCAGAAGAAGGGAAGGGCACAGCCGTAGAGATTACTTTACACTCACAACATTAA
- the fusA gene encoding elongation factor G gives MKRLQQYRNIGIMAHVDAGKTTVTERMLYYTGFIHRLGNVDEGNTVMDSDPQEEKRGITISSAAITTYWKYAGDTYQVNIIDTPGHVDFAAEVERSLRVLDGAVAVFCAKSGVQPQSETVWRQANRYNIPRIVLINKMDRQGAQFMRVVEEIRQKLHANVVPVQLPIGAEDAFSGIIDLVEMKALLWNSDDGQHYEVNNIPVHLLAEAEQHRNHLLEELSLTSEALLEQFTTDAQSITVESICEALRAATINRQLVPVLCGAAYKNKGIQPLLDAVVQYLPSPVEIPDATGIDPHNDEPVTVRTDSEAAFAGLAFKIIANDYTGKLAMVRVYSGTLQQGDTLWNGRTGKKVRVSRLLRIMSDKYETVEQIGAGDIGALVGLKDVRTGDTLADPEHPVLLENIHFPEPMIGYSIEAKTGKESGKLSEALARLLEEDPTLVVETDKETGQTILKGMGELHLEVVLEKLATEYEVAVNKGKPQIAYKEIFTQPVLHKEVFRKQNGGSGSFAEIHFELSPREQDVPGFEFINEIKGGAIPKEFITSVNKGFEAAMQSGALAGYPVNSMRIRLFDGAIHEKDSSAQDFEQVAGMGFKAAAVKAAPRLLEPVMLVDVSTPDEYTGAITGDLNRRRGVIKGIEMKDNVQCIKAAVPLSELFGYIMTLRSLSSGRAGASVTFHNYQLVPGNISVA, from the coding sequence ATGAAACGGTTACAACAATACAGGAATATTGGAATTATGGCACACGTGGATGCAGGTAAGACAACAGTTACAGAACGCATGTTATATTATACAGGATTTATCCATCGCTTAGGGAATGTTGACGAAGGTAATACCGTGATGGATAGCGATCCGCAGGAAGAAAAGCGAGGCATTACTATTTCTTCGGCGGCAATTACCACCTATTGGAAATATGCGGGGGATACTTACCAGGTCAACATCATTGATACCCCAGGTCACGTTGATTTTGCAGCTGAAGTGGAAAGATCGTTGCGCGTGCTGGATGGTGCCGTGGCAGTTTTCTGCGCCAAGTCGGGTGTTCAACCACAATCGGAAACCGTATGGCGGCAGGCTAACCGATATAATATCCCACGTATTGTACTGATAAATAAAATGGACCGGCAGGGAGCGCAATTTATGCGCGTGGTGGAAGAGATCAGGCAAAAACTACATGCGAATGTAGTACCTGTTCAATTACCCATTGGAGCGGAAGATGCGTTTAGTGGAATTATTGACCTGGTAGAAATGAAGGCGTTGTTATGGAACAGCGATGATGGCCAGCATTATGAAGTCAATAATATTCCGGTTCATCTGTTAGCAGAAGCCGAACAGCATCGCAATCATTTACTGGAAGAATTGTCGCTGACCAGTGAAGCACTGCTTGAACAATTCACCACGGATGCGCAAAGCATTACTGTTGAAAGTATCTGTGAAGCATTGCGTGCGGCCACTATAAACAGGCAACTGGTGCCCGTATTATGCGGCGCTGCTTATAAGAACAAAGGCATTCAGCCGTTGCTCGATGCAGTGGTGCAGTATTTACCATCGCCGGTTGAGATCCCGGATGCTACAGGCATTGATCCGCATAACGACGAACCGGTAACTGTGCGTACAGACAGCGAAGCGGCTTTCGCCGGATTGGCCTTTAAAATAATCGCCAACGATTACACCGGTAAGCTGGCAATGGTGCGCGTGTATTCGGGAACCTTACAACAAGGTGATACGTTGTGGAATGGCAGAACAGGTAAAAAGGTGCGGGTGAGCCGTTTGTTGCGTATCATGTCTGATAAATATGAAACCGTTGAACAGATAGGTGCCGGTGATATTGGGGCGTTGGTGGGATTGAAGGACGTGCGAACGGGCGATACCCTGGCAGATCCTGAACATCCGGTATTGTTGGAGAACATTCACTTCCCCGAACCAATGATCGGGTATTCCATTGAAGCAAAAACCGGCAAGGAATCAGGTAAACTGAGTGAAGCCCTGGCGCGTTTGTTGGAGGAAGACCCAACGTTGGTGGTGGAAACGGATAAAGAAACCGGGCAAACCATTTTGAAAGGAATGGGTGAGCTGCACCTGGAAGTAGTGTTGGAGAAACTGGCTACGGAATATGAAGTAGCTGTTAATAAAGGAAAACCGCAGATCGCTTACAAAGAGATCTTCACGCAGCCTGTTCTGCACAAAGAGGTATTTAGAAAGCAGAATGGCGGCTCGGGCAGTTTTGCCGAGATCCATTTTGAGTTGTCGCCGCGTGAACAGGATGTGCCGGGGTTTGAATTTATTAATGAGATAAAAGGCGGCGCCATACCGAAGGAGTTTATTACTTCCGTGAACAAGGGCTTTGAGGCCGCTATGCAATCGGGTGCGTTGGCTGGATATCCGGTTAATTCCATGCGCATACGATTGTTCGATGGCGCTATCCACGAAAAGGATTCCAGTGCGCAGGACTTTGAACAGGTGGCTGGTATGGGTTTCAAGGCAGCTGCGGTAAAAGCGGCGCCCAGGTTGCTGGAGCCTGTGATGCTGGTAGATGTATCAACACCCGATGAGTATACCGGCGCCATCACTGGTGACCTGAACCGCCGGCGCGGTGTTATCAAAGGCATTGAAATGAAAGACAATGTACAATGCATAAAAGCAGCAGTGCCATTGTCGGAATTGTTTGGATACATTATGACGTTGCGGAGTTTATCATCTGGCCGCGCAGGCGCCTCGGTAACCTTCCATAATTATCAATTGGTTCCGGGTAATATTTCTGTTGCTTAG
- a CDS encoding asparaginase domain-containing protein produces MAIRIFITGGTFDKEYNELNGELYFKDTHMDELLAEGRSRLNVHIKTLMMIDSLEMTSDHRNLIAEECQQCDEDRIVITHGTDTMAETARVLAKKVTGKTVVLTGAMIPIKFGSSDGLFNLGSALAFVQSLPPGVYVAMNGRFFNWDNVRKNRQTGIFEELPVPTAAK; encoded by the coding sequence ATGGCTATTCGAATTTTTATCACAGGCGGCACTTTCGATAAGGAATATAATGAGCTGAATGGTGAGTTGTATTTTAAAGATACCCATATGGATGAGCTGTTGGCTGAAGGCAGAAGTCGACTGAATGTACATATTAAAACACTCATGATGATCGATAGCCTTGAGATGACATCCGATCACCGTAACCTGATCGCTGAAGAATGCCAGCAATGTGATGAAGACAGGATAGTTATTACGCATGGCACCGATACCATGGCCGAAACTGCCCGGGTGCTGGCAAAAAAAGTTACCGGTAAAACCGTTGTATTAACCGGCGCGATGATCCCCATTAAGTTTGGTAGCTCTGATGGCCTGTTCAACCTGGGCAGTGCGCTGGCTTTTGTTCAATCACTTCCTCCCGGCGTATATGTTGCTATGAATGGCCGGTTTTTTAACTGGGATAATGTGCGGAAGAACAGACAGACAGGAATTTTTGAAGAATTACCGGTACCTACTGCCGCAAAATAA